One Candidatus Limnocylindrales bacterium genomic window, GGCATCGGCACCGACGGTGATGGATCCCTTTGCGGGAGCCAGGTTAAACCGTTGGGCCGGTCTGGTACTATAGAGTTCCACGATTCGATTAAGGGGGATACCTCGTTGGTGATAGCCGTATTCCAGCATAGCCGGGAGACCAAATTGACAGCCCGGGATACCTCCCCAGGCGTCCAGAAGCTTTCTGGCTTTAAGCTCCGGTGGGCTGGGAGAGTGATCCGATACAATGATATCCAGGGTTCTATCCTCAATAGCCCTCCATAAGGCCTCTCGATGAACTCCACCCCGAATAGGGGGTGCACATTTAGCTACAGGGCCTAGGACATCAACGTCTTCCAGTTCAAAGATCAGATAATGGGGACAGGTCTCGGCGGATACATTTATTCCTTTTGTTTTGGCTTCTCGTATTGCCAGGATTCCTTCCCGTGATGAAACATGCAAGATATGCAGTGGGGCATCTCGATGGGAAGCCAGAAGCAGAGCCCTTTGGATACCCTCAACTTCGGTGATAGGCGGACGGGTAGCCTCGTAAGCAGCCGCCGAGTGATCTCCTTTGAGTTTTGCCCGTGCGGTGAGTGTTGTAACAATATCGTGGTTTTCAGCATGGACGCTCACTATAGCCCCCAAATCCGCTGCCACTTTCATTCCATCGTACAGAGCGGCATCATCACACCAGGGATAGTCTTCAATTCCTGAGAAGCACATGAAAGCCTTGAAAGCCAGGGCTCCTCGTTGCCATTGTTCGATCATTCCCCGGGCATTACCGGGGATCATGCCGCCACAAAGACCAAAATCTATAATGGATTCCCGCTCTGCGCAGGCTTTTTTAGCTTCAAAGGTAGCTCCATCTGTAACCGGTGGGGTGGAGTTGAGCGGCATATCGATAAAACCTGTAACCCCGTTGGCTGCCAACGCCCGGCTCCCTGTAGCCAATCCTTCCCATTCGGTCCGACCCGGCTCATTGAAATGAACGTGGGCATCGATTAAACCTGGAAATACATAAAGACCCGTTGCATCGATTTCTTCTCTTGTACTTCCCGATAAATTCTCTCCAAGGGCACTGATCTTACCCTCTTTGATGCCTATATCGGCAATCCGGGTACTAGCTGCGTTGATCAGGGTCCCACCTCGTACGATTAAATCGAATTCCGGCATGGTCTTTTATCCTTTATCCCTTGTTTGCTTCGAGGAAGAATAAACAAAGGACAAACTTGATTTTACTTCTTGCTGGACGGGGCAAAAGGACGTAGCATCCCCGTATAGGTTTTGACCAGGGGGTACGCCAGGTCACCGACCTTGCTGGTACCCAAACCTAACCCTACCAGGGCCTCCACAAATTTGACTGCAGCCGCAACGCCGTCGATCACAGGGGCCCCGATTTCCCGGGAGATTTGGGAAGTCAGATCGGCCATTCCTGCACAACCCAAAACGATAGCTCCGGATTTGTCTTCAAGGAGGGCCCGACGGCACTCTTCGGTAATGATCCGTCGTGCGTTGGAACCTTCTTCTTCCAGCTCCAGCACCGCCAGGTCTGTAGCCCGGATATTTCTGCAAAATCGGGTCATACCGTAATTCTCGACCAGTTGTCGGGCAATGACACAGGTACGGGCCAGGGTAGTTACAATGGAGAAACCCGTTGCAATGAAGCTGGCTGCATGCATGGCTGCTTCGGCAATACCGATCACAGGTCCCCGTGCAATTTCGCGGGCAGCCAGCAGGCCAGGATCGCCGAAACAGGCGATAACATAGCCATCCACACCTTCTTCTTCGCCTTTACGAACCTCTTCCAACAT contains:
- the allB gene encoding allantoinase AllB, whose translation is MPEFDLIVRGGTLINAASTRIADIGIKEGKISALGENLSGSTREEIDATGLYVFPGLIDAHVHFNEPGRTEWEGLATGSRALAANGVTGFIDMPLNSTPPVTDGATFEAKKACAERESIIDFGLCGGMIPGNARGMIEQWQRGALAFKAFMCFSGIEDYPWCDDAALYDGMKVAADLGAIVSVHAENHDIVTTLTARAKLKGDHSAAAYEATRPPITEVEGIQRALLLASHRDAPLHILHVSSREGILAIREAKTKGINVSAETCPHYLIFELEDVDVLGPVAKCAPPIRGGVHREALWRAIEDRTLDIIVSDHSPSPPELKARKLLDAWGGIPGCQFGLPAMLEYGYHQRGIPLNRIVELYSTRPAQRFNLAPAKGSITVGADADIALVDLHKTITPRAEDILYRHKQSPYLGRTLRGTVVRTILRGRTVFAEGRIIEDGRRGQMMIRY
- a CDS encoding aspartate/glutamate racemase family protein produces the protein MKIKVINPNTTESMTKKIGEAARAVAAPGTEILACNPTMGPVSIEGHYDEAISVLGMLEEVRKGEEEGVDGYVIACFGDPGLLAAREIARGPVIGIAEAAMHAASFIATGFSIVTTLARTCVIARQLVENYGMTRFCRNIRATDLAVLELEEEGSNARRIITEECRRALLEDKSGAIVLGCAGMADLTSQISREIGAPVIDGVAAAVKFVEALVGLGLGTSKVGDLAYPLVKTYTGMLRPFAPSSKK